From Brachionichthys hirsutus isolate HB-005 chromosome 7, CSIRO-AGI_Bhir_v1, whole genome shotgun sequence, the proteins below share one genomic window:
- the pex13 gene encoding peroxisome biogenesis factor 13 isoform X2, with amino-acid sequence MDPQPPQKPWERWIHGASSAPTNYRSPTLGPYAGPSAAPPVLTRLAPQVPPRPVQQAYRPSYSPFASSYSPYGSAGYGGYSPYGYGGGYGGGYGGGYGRPSLAEDVAPSRFVQQAEESSRGAFQSIESVVHAFSSVSMMMDATFSAVYNSFRAVLDVANHLTRLRAHLTRVLSAFALVRTLRYLYRRFQRLLGGRADSEVEDLWADSAGDGLVTTASGTGTGTGTEGRAVKSWPIVLFFAVVLGGPYLIWHLLSSGSGSEGNASVWATGEDDHVVARAEFDFSAASEEEVPLRAGEMIILAPKAAPGARLAPGQRGRTHHRTHPGQSRQDPRQEKGP; translated from the exons ATGGACCCTCAGCCTCCACAGAAGCCGTGGGAGAGGTGGATTCACGGCGCGTCGAGTGCACCCACGAACTACAG GTCGCCAACCCTTGGGCCGTACGCCGGCCCCTCTgcagccccccctgtcctcacCAGGCTGGCACCCCAAGTGCCCCCTCGTCCTGTCCAGCAGGCCTACCGGCCGTCCTACAGCCCGTTCGCCTCCTCTTACAGCCCCTATGGGAGCGCCGGCTACGGGGGGTACAGCCCCTACGGCTACGGCGGGGGCTACGGCGGGGGCTACGGCGGGGGCTACGGCCGCCCCTCCCTCGCGGAAGACGTTGCACCGAGCCGGTTCGTGCAGCAGGCGGAGGAGAGCAGCCGGGGGGCCTTCCAGTCCATCGAGAGCGTTGTCCACGCCTTCTCCTCCGTCAGCATGATGATGGACGCCACGTTCTCGGCCGTGTACAACAGCTTCCGCGCCGTGCTGGACGTGGCCAACCACCTGACGCGGCTGCGCGCGCACCTGACCCGGGTCCTGTCCGCCTTTGCCCTGGTGCGCACCCTGCGCTACCTGTACCGCCGCTTTCAGAGACTCCTGGGGGGGCGGGCGGACTCTGAGGTTGAGGACTTGTGGGCGGACAGCGCTGGTGACGGCCTGGTTACGACCGCGtccgggacggggacggggacggggacggaggGCCGGGCTGTGAAGTCCTGGCCGATCGTTCTCTTTTTCGCTGTGGTCTTGGGGGGGCCGTACCTCATCTGGCACCTGCTGAGCTCCGGCTCTGGCTCGGAAGGAAATG CCAGTGTCTGGGCCACCGGAGAGGACGACCACGTGGTGGCCAGAGCAGAGTTTGATTTCTCCGCTGCGTCTGAGGAGGAAGTTCCCCTTCGGGCTGGAGAAATGATCATCCTGGCCCCAAAAG cagccCCGGGTGCGAGGCTGGCTCCTGGCCAGCGTGGACGGACACATCACAGGACTCATCCCGGCCAATCACGTCAAGATCCTCGGCAAGAGAAAGGGCCGTAA
- the pex13 gene encoding peroxisome biogenesis factor 13 isoform X1, which translates to MDPQPPQKPWERWIHGASSAPTNYRSPTLGPYAGPSAAPPVLTRLAPQVPPRPVQQAYRPSYSPFASSYSPYGSAGYGGYSPYGYGGGYGGGYGGGYGRPSLAEDVAPSRFVQQAEESSRGAFQSIESVVHAFSSVSMMMDATFSAVYNSFRAVLDVANHLTRLRAHLTRVLSAFALVRTLRYLYRRFQRLLGGRADSEVEDLWADSAGDGLVTTASGTGTGTGTEGRAVKSWPIVLFFAVVLGGPYLIWHLLSSGSGSEGNASVWATGEDDHVVARAEFDFSAASEEEVPLRAGEMIILAPKEQQPRVRGWLLASVDGHITGLIPANHVKILGKRKGRKHAAMERPARVQPGSALAHAACPQSSSAHGRVPGLGLDNVSASTEELLEAVDTETPALTQGTPDIGLLTSAAPEISQADV; encoded by the exons ATGGACCCTCAGCCTCCACAGAAGCCGTGGGAGAGGTGGATTCACGGCGCGTCGAGTGCACCCACGAACTACAG GTCGCCAACCCTTGGGCCGTACGCCGGCCCCTCTgcagccccccctgtcctcacCAGGCTGGCACCCCAAGTGCCCCCTCGTCCTGTCCAGCAGGCCTACCGGCCGTCCTACAGCCCGTTCGCCTCCTCTTACAGCCCCTATGGGAGCGCCGGCTACGGGGGGTACAGCCCCTACGGCTACGGCGGGGGCTACGGCGGGGGCTACGGCGGGGGCTACGGCCGCCCCTCCCTCGCGGAAGACGTTGCACCGAGCCGGTTCGTGCAGCAGGCGGAGGAGAGCAGCCGGGGGGCCTTCCAGTCCATCGAGAGCGTTGTCCACGCCTTCTCCTCCGTCAGCATGATGATGGACGCCACGTTCTCGGCCGTGTACAACAGCTTCCGCGCCGTGCTGGACGTGGCCAACCACCTGACGCGGCTGCGCGCGCACCTGACCCGGGTCCTGTCCGCCTTTGCCCTGGTGCGCACCCTGCGCTACCTGTACCGCCGCTTTCAGAGACTCCTGGGGGGGCGGGCGGACTCTGAGGTTGAGGACTTGTGGGCGGACAGCGCTGGTGACGGCCTGGTTACGACCGCGtccgggacggggacggggacggggacggaggGCCGGGCTGTGAAGTCCTGGCCGATCGTTCTCTTTTTCGCTGTGGTCTTGGGGGGGCCGTACCTCATCTGGCACCTGCTGAGCTCCGGCTCTGGCTCGGAAGGAAATG CCAGTGTCTGGGCCACCGGAGAGGACGACCACGTGGTGGCCAGAGCAGAGTTTGATTTCTCCGCTGCGTCTGAGGAGGAAGTTCCCCTTCGGGCTGGAGAAATGATCATCCTGGCCCCAAAAG agcagcagccCCGGGTGCGAGGCTGGCTCCTGGCCAGCGTGGACGGACACATCACAGGACTCATCCCGGCCAATCACGTCAAGATCCTCGGCAAGAGAAAGGGCCGTAAGCATGCGGCAATGGAGCGGCCTGCCCGGGTCCAGCCAGGGAGCGCACTCGCCCATGCTGCATGCCCACAGTCAAGCTCCGCCCACGGCCGCGTGCCGGGCCTGGGCTTGGACAATGTCTCCGCCTCCACAGAGGAGCTACTGGAGGCGGTGGACACGGAAACGCCAGCGCTCACTCAGGGAACGCCCGACATCGGCTTACTGACTAGCGCAGCGCCAGAGATCTCTCAGGCGGACGTGTGA